From a single Corynebacterium kroppenstedtii DSM 44385 genomic region:
- a CDS encoding MFS transporter, giving the protein MTDPSMRRKIIVASMVGTTIEFYDFYVYATAAVAVFPYLFFPDNDDPTVKLFASFATFGLAFLGRPLGSVIFGHFGDRIGRKATLVASLLTMGIATFIIGLLPTYETIGLFAPALLALMRFSQGLGLGGEWSGAALLATETASKDKRAWAAMWPQLGAPIGFLVANGSFLILATTLGYTIGDTSGAFMSWGWRIPFLFSSVMVIIGLWVRFSLEETPVFKKAVESGKRVDAPLAEVFKTSWVQIIQGTLVMVSCYTLFYLITTWILSYGIGKPEDSAGLGIPYEEFLVLQLISVLMFMGTIPFAALGADKRGRRKSLLTSSVAMLIFAALLPVLLNSESANKMTVLIFLIVGMGVMGCIFSPMSAVLPELFPTNVRYTGSGIAYNLASILGAAIAPFIATWLVTRFSVDMVGLYLAATTVISMIAIWVIPETKHKDMIET; this is encoded by the coding sequence ATGACAGACCCGTCGATGCGTCGGAAAATTATCGTCGCATCTATGGTGGGAACAACAATCGAATTTTATGATTTCTATGTCTACGCCACAGCTGCGGTAGCTGTTTTTCCCTATTTATTCTTTCCAGATAATGACGACCCGACCGTTAAACTTTTCGCATCCTTTGCGACGTTCGGGCTCGCTTTCTTAGGTCGGCCACTCGGATCGGTGATCTTTGGACACTTCGGCGACCGAATCGGCCGCAAAGCGACACTGGTTGCCTCGCTGCTCACCATGGGTATAGCGACATTTATCATCGGTTTATTACCGACGTACGAGACCATTGGCTTATTCGCACCTGCACTATTAGCACTCATGAGGTTCAGCCAGGGGCTCGGCCTTGGTGGAGAATGGTCGGGGGCAGCACTTCTGGCCACAGAAACCGCGTCAAAAGATAAAAGAGCGTGGGCTGCGATGTGGCCGCAATTGGGAGCGCCGATTGGTTTCCTGGTGGCCAACGGATCCTTCCTCATCCTCGCAACCACATTGGGTTACACCATCGGTGACACGTCTGGCGCATTCATGTCGTGGGGATGGCGTATTCCGTTCCTCTTCTCTTCAGTCATGGTCATCATCGGCCTATGGGTTCGCTTCTCGTTAGAAGAAACCCCGGTCTTCAAGAAAGCCGTTGAATCTGGAAAGCGGGTCGACGCACCACTGGCAGAAGTCTTCAAAACGTCATGGGTCCAAATTATCCAAGGCACTTTAGTCATGGTGTCGTGCTACACGCTCTTTTATCTCATTACGACGTGGATTTTGTCATACGGCATTGGGAAACCTGAGGACTCGGCCGGGTTGGGAATTCCCTACGAAGAATTCCTTGTTCTACAGCTGATCTCTGTATTGATGTTTATGGGAACCATCCCATTTGCGGCCCTGGGCGCCGATAAACGGGGTCGTCGGAAATCACTACTCACGTCATCGGTCGCCATGCTCATTTTCGCGGCCTTGCTCCCCGTGTTGCTGAATTCCGAGTCAGCGAACAAAATGACCGTATTGATCTTCCTCATCGTGGGAATGGGTGTGATGGGTTGTATTTTCAGCCCGATGTCCGCAGTTCTGCCCGAGCTTTTCCCCACTAACGTCCGCTATACCGGCTCGGGAATTGCGTACAACCTTGCGTCAATTCTGGGAGCTGCCATCGCGCCCTTCATCGCAACATGGCTGGTCACACGGTTCAGTGTCGACATGGTCGGCCTATACCTCGCCGCCACCACTGTGATATCCATGATTGCTATTTGGGTAATCCCAGAAACTAAGCACAAAGATATGATCGAAACGTAG
- a CDS encoding DedA family protein: MFDVNMLINTFGFIGVLVIIFMETGMLIGFIFPGDTLLFTAGILAAQPDPFAHVWQLMLTVPLSAIAGDQVGFLFGRKVGPRILESRAMTWMGPRALERTHHFFDRVGAPTVMLARFIGVVRTLTPVVAGVSGMKHRTFTLWSVIGSTIWGAGVIAIGYWLGGIPLIDKYVHWFIVLGLLSVIIPALFKVSQLLWRKHRSNRDQADQNAQGTQDTTKNSADGASQSPAQSSSRSSSTRSSSALEEQTERHPIHRA, from the coding sequence ATGTTCGACGTCAATATGCTGATCAATACTTTCGGCTTTATTGGCGTCCTCGTCATCATCTTCATGGAAACCGGCATGCTCATCGGTTTCATCTTCCCCGGGGATACTCTGCTGTTCACCGCAGGTATTTTGGCAGCCCAACCTGACCCCTTCGCGCATGTGTGGCAACTCATGCTCACCGTCCCCCTCTCCGCAATCGCAGGCGACCAGGTTGGCTTCTTGTTTGGACGAAAAGTCGGCCCGCGAATTCTCGAATCCAGAGCGATGACCTGGATGGGCCCCCGAGCTCTTGAACGCACTCATCATTTCTTTGATCGAGTCGGCGCCCCGACAGTGATGCTCGCACGTTTTATCGGCGTGGTGCGCACATTGACACCCGTAGTTGCCGGCGTTTCCGGCATGAAACACCGGACGTTCACTCTCTGGTCGGTCATCGGCAGCACGATCTGGGGCGCAGGAGTGATCGCAATCGGGTACTGGTTAGGGGGCATTCCTCTGATCGACAAATATGTTCACTGGTTTATCGTTCTTGGACTGTTGTCCGTCATCATCCCGGCTTTGTTTAAGGTCAGCCAACTCTTGTGGAGGAAACACCGTAGTAATCGGGATCAGGCCGATCAGAATGCCCAGGGCACCCAGGACACTACGAAAAACTCCGCAGATGGCGCGTCACAATCCCCTGCCCAGTCTTCTAGCCGCTCTTCCTCTACTCGCTCTTCTTCGGCTTTAGAAGAACAAACTGAGCGACATCCAATTCACCGCGCATAA
- a CDS encoding NAD(P)/FAD-dependent oxidoreductase, whose amino-acid sequence MPSETTNHNAPASHDSQHRVVIIGAGFGGIFAAKRLANENVDVTIIDRNNTHVFQPLLYQVATGILSPGEIASSIRQIFHADPNIHVARGEVQNVDTEVKTVTASQDGHELVFPYDSLIVAAGAGQSYFGNDEFAKYAPGMKSIDDALEIRSRIISAFERAEMTTDQRERDRLLTFAIVGAGPTGVELAGQVAEMANRTLTGEYSNFDPADARIILLDGAPQVLPPFGKRLGRKAANQLRRMGVEIILGSIVTAVNKRGLTYKNLESGEETTIEASCKIWSAGVAASPLGAIIAKQSGVEVDRAGRVPVNADLTVGNHRDVFVVGDMMSLNKLPGVAQVAIQGGKYAAEQIAQEARGRSYEERPDFEYFDKGSMATVSRFQAVVKLDKVEFAGFFGWVTWLLVHLAFIVGFRNRLVSMVSWGLNSISPKRWHLDTTQQQLYARNGLDKLAVESPKAAEARETRKLGTPNPAEKWKTAE is encoded by the coding sequence ATGCCCTCCGAAACAACGAACCACAACGCCCCCGCCTCCCACGATTCTCAGCACCGCGTCGTTATTATCGGCGCCGGATTCGGCGGGATTTTCGCGGCAAAACGCCTTGCCAACGAAAATGTCGACGTCACGATCATCGACCGAAACAATACCCACGTTTTCCAACCGCTGCTGTACCAAGTGGCAACCGGCATTCTCTCCCCTGGTGAAATAGCCTCGTCGATTCGGCAAATCTTCCATGCCGATCCCAATATTCATGTCGCACGCGGCGAAGTTCAGAATGTCGATACAGAAGTAAAAACCGTCACGGCGTCGCAGGATGGTCACGAGCTCGTGTTTCCTTACGATTCCTTGATTGTGGCGGCCGGCGCTGGCCAGTCCTACTTCGGCAACGACGAATTCGCAAAGTACGCACCGGGGATGAAGAGCATCGACGATGCCCTCGAAATCCGTTCCCGCATTATTAGCGCATTCGAGCGTGCCGAGATGACGACAGATCAGCGTGAGCGCGATCGCCTTCTCACCTTCGCCATCGTCGGCGCAGGCCCCACCGGTGTCGAGCTAGCTGGTCAGGTCGCAGAGATGGCGAACCGTACCCTGACAGGCGAATACTCCAACTTCGACCCTGCGGACGCGCGCATCATTCTTCTCGACGGAGCACCCCAGGTACTTCCGCCGTTTGGTAAGCGGTTGGGTCGAAAAGCCGCCAACCAACTCCGTCGTATGGGAGTCGAAATTATCCTCGGCTCCATCGTGACGGCCGTCAACAAACGCGGTCTGACGTACAAGAATCTCGAGTCCGGCGAAGAAACGACCATCGAGGCGTCATGCAAGATTTGGTCCGCCGGCGTTGCAGCCTCTCCCCTGGGCGCCATCATCGCGAAACAAAGCGGTGTCGAGGTCGACCGCGCCGGGCGTGTACCGGTCAATGCTGACCTTACCGTGGGTAACCACCGCGATGTCTTCGTCGTCGGCGACATGATGTCACTGAATAAACTGCCTGGTGTTGCGCAGGTGGCTATCCAGGGCGGCAAGTATGCTGCCGAACAGATCGCCCAAGAAGCACGGGGACGGTCATACGAAGAACGCCCTGACTTTGAGTACTTTGACAAGGGCTCGATGGCCACAGTGTCCCGATTCCAGGCCGTCGTTAAGCTGGATAAAGTTGAATTCGCTGGATTCTTTGGGTGGGTCACGTGGCTGTTGGTTCACTTGGCCTTCATTGTGGGCTTCCGCAACAGGCTCGTGTCGATGGTCAGCTGGGGCCTCAATTCCATTTCCCCCAAGCGGTGGCACTTGGACACCACGCAACAGCAGCTTTATGCACGCAACGGGCTCGACAAACTAGCGGTCGAATCCCCCAAGGCTGCAGAGGCGCGGGAGACCCGGAAACTGGGTACCCCTAACCCTGCTGAGAAGTGGAAGACTGCGGAATAA
- a CDS encoding PaaI family thioesterase, translating to MSFVEKFGISTQRQLTDDELAELNGGAVYGEETPETGSSPALPHGLDQTLGMTFTAVGPERVEGRIVIDQRHVQPWGVTNGGVYCAIGESIASIAGYIATGGQATVMGVNNNTDFFRPSRPGDILRAIARPVNLGRTFQVWEVLIANERTEKLVARTNLRTSVIPQSSTSQQG from the coding sequence ATGAGTTTTGTCGAGAAATTCGGAATTTCCACGCAGCGTCAACTCACTGATGATGAATTGGCTGAGCTCAATGGCGGTGCCGTGTACGGAGAGGAAACTCCTGAAACAGGATCGAGCCCTGCTCTTCCGCACGGTTTAGACCAAACCCTAGGTATGACCTTTACTGCTGTTGGCCCCGAAAGAGTTGAGGGGAGGATCGTGATCGATCAGCGCCATGTTCAGCCATGGGGCGTGACGAATGGTGGCGTGTACTGCGCGATTGGTGAGTCTATTGCATCTATCGCGGGATATATCGCCACTGGGGGACAGGCAACTGTGATGGGAGTAAATAACAACACAGATTTCTTCCGCCCGTCTCGCCCAGGGGATATCTTGCGTGCGATCGCCAGGCCGGTGAATCTTGGCAGAACTTTCCAGGTATGGGAAGTCCTTATCGCGAATGAACGCACTGAGAAGCTTGTTGCGCGGACAAATCTTCGAACGTCGGTTATTCCGCAGTCTTCCACTTCTCAGCAGGGTTAG
- a CDS encoding SAM-dependent methyltransferase has translation MVQTTKPLSAVVLGRVESNKKAHIPALSGVSVGTKNRKGVAAQVKNKGHIDPTTWPNLVREPSAPMMGARASAVHDRLEEFLDSVDISVPDEPIGIGDIDPEPPIAYNPEAVFSSEPMRMSVYDPNVMNRMVDSGFLGLGEGYVAGEWDAIPLADVLATLLDHDIEAGWGKMLSRWSRNKVTGVPRAGELPLELIELCTGPSKTWGSPLFATSSRTSVTETLNWKNKNTIVDVTRYESPQSVSYDDIESAQYRRVNQMLDECRVGPGSRVLEFPASSATLAVTAARRGATVDVLTSDPVYAEDIRRIVREEKLAGAVHVETISGPIPSPRQWSGVYDAIMSVERMETMGVGGLRPFLRAIGRMLSSGGRACIQSVINTGLSENSIQALGIMRGYVWPALEYPTVENIRDALMRYTDLVERAEVHCGDHLRVTLPLWRREFAINRDAAAAAGFDRVYRRLWFYVLALQEALFMRGELDVAQFVLLKPKKSE, from the coding sequence GTGGTGCAAACCACCAAGCCCTTATCCGCGGTAGTTTTAGGGCGGGTAGAAAGTAATAAAAAGGCGCATATACCAGCACTAAGTGGGGTCAGCGTCGGCACGAAGAATCGGAAGGGAGTAGCCGCACAGGTGAAAAATAAAGGGCATATTGACCCCACAACGTGGCCTAATCTCGTCCGGGAACCCTCCGCACCCATGATGGGGGCACGAGCCAGCGCAGTCCACGATCGACTCGAAGAGTTCCTCGACTCCGTCGACATTTCCGTGCCCGACGAACCGATCGGGATCGGAGACATCGATCCCGAACCGCCTATTGCCTACAACCCTGAAGCAGTATTTTCGTCAGAACCGATGCGGATGTCGGTCTACGACCCCAATGTCATGAACCGCATGGTTGACTCCGGTTTCCTCGGTCTGGGTGAGGGATATGTCGCGGGGGAATGGGACGCGATACCCCTCGCCGACGTGTTAGCAACGCTGCTCGACCACGACATCGAGGCAGGATGGGGAAAAATGCTGTCCCGATGGTCGCGAAACAAAGTGACCGGCGTACCCCGTGCAGGTGAACTACCCCTCGAACTCATCGAACTCTGCACAGGCCCCTCAAAAACTTGGGGGAGCCCCCTGTTTGCCACAAGCTCGCGAACATCAGTCACCGAGACGTTGAATTGGAAAAACAAAAACACCATTGTCGACGTCACACGGTACGAATCGCCACAGTCTGTGTCATATGACGACATCGAGTCCGCCCAGTACCGACGCGTTAACCAGATGCTGGATGAGTGTCGCGTCGGGCCTGGATCGCGAGTGCTCGAATTCCCGGCATCGAGTGCGACACTTGCCGTGACTGCTGCTCGTCGAGGCGCCACCGTCGATGTTCTCACCTCGGACCCCGTTTACGCTGAGGATATACGGCGCATCGTGCGGGAAGAGAAGCTAGCTGGCGCGGTTCATGTGGAAACCATCAGTGGGCCGATACCGAGCCCGCGGCAATGGTCAGGTGTTTATGACGCCATCATGTCGGTTGAGCGCATGGAAACGATGGGAGTAGGAGGCTTGCGCCCGTTTTTGCGAGCAATCGGGCGGATGCTGTCTTCCGGCGGTCGGGCGTGCATACAGAGCGTCATCAACACTGGGCTGTCGGAAAACTCTATCCAAGCTCTAGGGATCATGCGGGGCTATGTGTGGCCAGCGTTGGAATACCCGACGGTGGAGAACATCCGCGACGCGCTAATGCGGTATACCGATCTGGTGGAACGGGCTGAAGTTCATTGCGGTGATCATTTGCGTGTCACGTTGCCACTATGGCGGCGCGAATTCGCGATTAATCGCGATGCTGCAGCAGCTGCCGGTTTTGATCGCGTTTATCGACGTTTGTGGTTTTATGTCTTAGCGCTGCAAGAAGCCTTGTTTATGCGCGGTGAATTGGATGTCGCTCAGTTTGTTCTTCTAAAGCCGAAGAAGAGCGAGTAG
- the gndA gene encoding NADP-dependent phosphogluconate dehydrogenase, whose amino-acid sequence MSDTSTAQGNLANIGVVGLAVMGSNIARNFASHGYTVAVYNRSHEKTDAFMSDFGDTGSFIASSTIEKFVASLERPRRALIMVKAGAATDAVISQLADAMEEGDIIIDGGNSLYTDTIRREREIAARGLHFVGAGISGGEEGALNGPSIMPGGPEESYKSLGPLLESIAAQVDGTPCCTHIGPNGAGHFVKMVHNGIEYADMQVIGEAYHLLRYGANMEPAEIADVFREWNKGDLDSYLVEITAEVLSHVDSETGKPLVDVIVDSAGQKGTGRWTVKAALDLGIPVTGIGEAVFARALSGATAQRTATQGNLPSGSLRSPISAEERESFIEDVRRALYASKMVAYAQGFDEIKAGSAEHEWNVDPRDLATIWRGGCIIRAKFLNRIREAYDQNPDLQLLLLDPYFTEQMSNLVDSWRRIVVSATEMGLPIPVFASSLSYYDSLRAERLPATLIQAQRDFFGAHTYRRIDKDGSFHTLWSGDRSEVEA is encoded by the coding sequence ATGAGTGATACCTCCACAGCACAAGGCAACCTAGCCAATATCGGAGTCGTCGGGCTCGCAGTGATGGGCTCAAATATTGCCCGTAATTTTGCATCGCACGGCTACACGGTCGCGGTGTACAACCGTTCTCACGAAAAAACTGACGCGTTTATGTCGGACTTTGGTGACACTGGTTCATTCATTGCGTCGTCGACGATTGAAAAATTCGTTGCTTCTCTTGAGCGCCCGCGTCGCGCCCTCATCATGGTGAAAGCTGGTGCGGCGACCGATGCCGTCATTTCACAGCTGGCCGATGCTATGGAGGAAGGCGACATCATTATCGACGGCGGTAACTCTCTCTACACGGATACCATCCGCCGCGAACGGGAAATTGCTGCTCGCGGATTGCACTTCGTCGGCGCAGGAATTTCAGGCGGTGAAGAAGGTGCTCTCAACGGCCCCTCCATCATGCCTGGTGGCCCAGAAGAGTCATACAAGTCTCTCGGCCCATTACTCGAATCGATTGCTGCACAGGTCGACGGCACTCCCTGCTGCACCCACATCGGTCCTAACGGTGCAGGCCACTTTGTGAAGATGGTCCACAACGGCATTGAGTATGCCGATATGCAGGTCATTGGCGAGGCCTACCACCTGCTCCGCTACGGCGCGAACATGGAGCCAGCAGAGATCGCCGACGTTTTCCGGGAATGGAACAAGGGCGATCTTGACTCTTACCTGGTTGAAATCACCGCAGAAGTTCTCTCACATGTTGATAGTGAAACCGGGAAGCCGCTCGTTGACGTCATCGTTGACAGCGCGGGTCAGAAGGGAACCGGCCGCTGGACTGTGAAAGCGGCACTTGACCTGGGAATTCCTGTCACAGGCATCGGCGAGGCGGTCTTCGCACGCGCATTGTCTGGCGCTACTGCACAACGCACCGCCACACAGGGGAACCTCCCCAGCGGGTCTCTCCGCTCACCCATTTCTGCTGAGGAACGGGAGAGCTTCATCGAGGATGTGCGGCGGGCCCTCTACGCGTCGAAGATGGTGGCCTATGCCCAAGGTTTCGATGAAATTAAGGCCGGGTCAGCAGAGCACGAATGGAACGTCGATCCCCGTGACTTAGCGACGATCTGGCGAGGCGGCTGCATCATTCGCGCGAAATTCCTCAACCGAATTCGTGAAGCGTATGACCAGAACCCGGATCTCCAGCTCCTCCTCTTGGATCCGTACTTCACGGAACAGATGTCTAACCTGGTTGATTCCTGGCGGCGCATCGTCGTCTCTGCGACGGAAATGGGACTACCTATCCCCGTCTTCGCGTCCTCATTGTCGTACTATGATTCGCTTCGTGCTGAGCGTCTCCCCGCGACACTGATTCAGGCACAGCGCGATTTCTTCGGTGCCCATACCTATCGTCGGATCGACAAAGATGGTTCCTTCCACACGCTGTGGTCGGGCGATCGCTCAGAGGTTGAAGCGTAA
- a CDS encoding phosphoribosyltransferase: MTASTNSSDKNKGPVIDGATEGDREELTYEKFGCAMRELAQTVIDDYEPDLILSIARGGLLIGGALGYAMGIKNVSVINVEFYTGINERLETPIMLPPTPDAVDLTGMKVLIADDVADTGKTLELVQEFCKETVKESRTAVIYEKPQSVIKSDYVWKYTDKWINFPWSTLPPVKPTNK, from the coding sequence ATGACGGCGTCAACGAACTCATCAGACAAAAACAAGGGCCCAGTTATCGACGGAGCAACCGAAGGCGATCGCGAAGAGCTCACATACGAAAAGTTCGGTTGCGCCATGCGTGAGCTCGCTCAAACAGTCATTGATGATTACGAGCCTGACCTCATCTTGTCCATCGCGCGCGGCGGGCTGCTGATCGGTGGCGCGCTGGGCTACGCCATGGGGATTAAGAACGTATCGGTCATCAACGTCGAGTTTTATACCGGCATCAATGAGCGTCTGGAGACGCCCATCATGCTGCCACCCACTCCGGACGCAGTAGATCTCACGGGAATGAAAGTCCTCATTGCCGACGACGTCGCCGATACTGGAAAAACACTGGAGCTCGTGCAGGAATTCTGCAAAGAAACGGTCAAAGAGTCCCGCACCGCGGTTATTTACGAAAAGCCTCAGTCGGTCATTAAATCTGACTACGTATGGAAATACACAGATAAGTGGATTAATTTCCCGTGGTCGACGCTGCCCCCGGTTAAGCCCACTAACAAGTAA